The Solibacillus sp. FSL W7-1464 genome contains a region encoding:
- the rocF gene encoding arginase — protein MNKKISIIGVPCDYGQQRRGVDMGPSAIRYTGLQQRLADLGYDVEDEGNIQVIVGDAAVQKDEKLLNLEEVIKVNTALAEKVWSVVKKEYIPLVLGGDHSIAIGTLAGLSMKYKNLGVIWFDAHADLNTPETTPSGNIHGMPLATSIGLGHQRLTSILHAEPKIKAENIVIIGGRSIDEGERELIKKRGIKIYTMHEIDRLGMTYVMEETLKYFKQSEIDGLHLSLDLDALDPLYTPGVGTPVAGGITYRESHLAMEMIQESGLMTSAEFVEVNPILDERNKTADVAVALIGSLFGETLV, from the coding sequence GTGAATAAGAAAATTTCAATCATAGGGGTACCGTGTGATTATGGGCAACAGCGCCGCGGGGTAGATATGGGACCGAGTGCAATTAGATATACAGGATTGCAGCAGCGTTTGGCTGATCTTGGGTATGATGTTGAAGACGAAGGGAATATTCAAGTCATTGTGGGGGATGCAGCTGTACAGAAAGATGAAAAGCTGCTTAATCTGGAAGAAGTAATTAAAGTCAATACAGCACTGGCCGAAAAAGTATGGAGTGTTGTAAAAAAGGAGTACATACCGCTTGTATTAGGAGGCGACCATAGTATTGCAATTGGTACATTGGCAGGTCTATCGATGAAATATAAAAATCTGGGCGTTATATGGTTTGATGCCCATGCAGATTTAAACACACCGGAAACGACGCCATCCGGAAATATTCATGGGATGCCGTTAGCGACAAGTATTGGATTAGGACATCAAAGGCTAACATCAATTTTACATGCAGAACCTAAAATCAAAGCCGAAAACATTGTTATCATTGGTGGCCGTTCTATCGATGAAGGGGAACGGGAGCTAATTAAAAAACGAGGCATTAAAATATACACAATGCACGAAATTGATCGGCTTGGAATGACATATGTTATGGAAGAAACGCTTAAATACTTCAAACAATCGGAAATAGACGGCCTCCATTTATCACTTGATTTGGATGCATTAGATCCTTTATATACTCCTGGCGTGGGGACACCTGTAGCAGGTGGAATCACTTACCGCGAAAGTCATTTAGCAATGGAAATGATCCAGGAATCCGGCTTAATGACATCGGCGGAGTTTGTAGAGGTAAATCCTATACTAGATGAACGAAATAAAACAGCAGATGTAGCGGTTGCCTTAATCGGCTCTTTATTTGGCGAAACTTTAGTATGA
- the sigW gene encoding RNA polymerase sigma factor SigW, whose translation MDALVNKRIKQVLKGDQNAYADIVNLYQHKLYQVCYRMLGNKQEAEDIAQEAFIRAYINLHSYDQNRKFSTWLYRIGTNLCIDRIRKKKPDYYLDAEVAGTEGLNMYSQIAADEQLPEEAIEQMELQDRIQYEISRLPDKYRSVIVLKYIEELSLQEISEILDMPLGTVKTRIHRGREALRKQLNNL comes from the coding sequence ATGGATGCGTTAGTTAATAAAAGAATAAAGCAAGTGCTTAAAGGTGATCAAAACGCATATGCCGACATCGTTAACCTCTACCAGCACAAGCTGTATCAAGTGTGCTATCGAATGCTTGGAAATAAACAGGAAGCAGAAGATATTGCACAGGAGGCATTCATACGTGCCTATATTAATTTACATTCGTATGATCAAAATCGAAAATTTTCAACATGGCTTTACCGAATTGGAACAAATCTTTGCATAGACCGAATTCGTAAAAAGAAGCCCGATTATTATTTAGATGCGGAGGTAGCCGGGACAGAAGGGCTGAATATGTATTCACAGATTGCAGCAGATGAGCAATTGCCGGAAGAGGCAATTGAACAGATGGAGCTTCAGGACCGAATACAATATGAAATTAGCCGCCTCCCCGATAAGTATCGATCGGTTATTGTTTTAAAATATATTGAAGAACTGTCCCTTCAGGAAATAAGCGAAATTTTGGATATGCCTTTAGGAACAGTAAAAACGCGGATTCACCGTGGCCGTGAAGCGTTAAGAAAGCAGTTAAACAATTTGTAG
- a CDS encoding anti-sigma factor family protein → MKTCASEFVDYMHEYLDGDISREHEQILKQHLQTCPDCQQHMHELSDTVAFIKSAAHITAPPSFEDQVISRLPKLKSSAGIKRWFRQHPVLVAAAVFFLCMSATMLGSFPNDEQFSVTKQPNLVVEGQTVKVPVGEVVKGDIVVKNGDIIVEGEVDGNITVINGNYMASTAVVTGQVEEIDEMFEWLWYKIKDGFKKAVAVFNE, encoded by the coding sequence ATGAAAACGTGTGCATCAGAATTCGTGGATTATATGCACGAATATTTAGATGGTGATATTAGTCGTGAGCATGAACAAATTTTGAAGCAGCATTTACAAACATGCCCTGATTGCCAACAACATATGCATGAATTAAGTGACACGGTTGCGTTTATCAAGAGTGCAGCACATATTACTGCCCCTCCGAGCTTTGAGGATCAAGTGATAAGTCGCTTACCGAAACTTAAAAGTTCTGCCGGGATCAAACGCTGGTTCCGTCAGCATCCTGTGCTTGTTGCTGCTGCAGTATTCTTTTTATGTATGAGTGCCACGATGCTGGGCAGCTTTCCAAACGATGAACAATTTTCTGTGACGAAACAGCCTAATTTAGTCGTTGAAGGACAAACGGTAAAAGTGCCGGTCGGTGAAGTTGTAAAAGGTGATATTGTTGTGAAAAACGGTGATATTATTGTCGAAGGGGAAGTGGACGGCAATATTACGGTTATCAATGGCAACTACATGGCATCTACGGCAGTTGTTACAGGGCAAGTAGAGGAAATCGATGAAATGTTCGAGTGGCTATGGTACAAAATTAAAGATGGCTTCAAAAAAGCAGTTGCTGTTTTTAATGAGTAA
- the cdaA gene encoding diadenylate cyclase CdaA, giving the protein MQIIEQFTDIAAVDMIFKVLDVLLVWYVVYKALTLIKGTKAVQLLKGLLIVVLAKFATYVFGLDTLDWLLQEVIDWGFLAIIIIFQPEIRRALEQIGRGKIFQRTNNQQEDEQSRLIEAMKKSVNYMAKRRIGALISIEKDTGLNEYVETGIKMDAAISSELMINIFIPNTPLHDGAVIIQKNQIAASACYLPLSESAFISKELGTRHRAALGLSEVTDAITIVVSEETGAISITANGNLHRNLTITEFEELLRKLWFGPEQDSNLASKWTWGGKKNG; this is encoded by the coding sequence ATGCAAATAATTGAACAATTTACAGACATTGCTGCTGTAGATATGATTTTTAAAGTACTGGACGTACTGCTCGTATGGTATGTAGTTTATAAAGCATTGACCCTCATAAAAGGAACGAAAGCCGTTCAATTATTAAAAGGGTTATTAATTGTGGTGTTGGCGAAATTTGCTACCTACGTTTTCGGATTAGACACCCTAGACTGGTTGCTGCAAGAAGTAATTGATTGGGGTTTCTTAGCCATTATTATAATATTCCAGCCGGAAATTCGCCGGGCCCTTGAGCAGATTGGTCGAGGCAAGATTTTCCAACGCACTAATAACCAGCAGGAAGATGAGCAGTCACGCTTAATTGAAGCGATGAAAAAATCAGTGAATTATATGGCGAAACGACGAATTGGAGCACTTATTTCGATTGAAAAAGATACAGGATTAAATGAATATGTAGAAACAGGCATTAAGATGGATGCCGCGATTTCTTCTGAATTAATGATTAATATTTTCATCCCGAATACACCCCTTCATGATGGGGCTGTAATTATACAGAAAAACCAAATTGCCGCTTCGGCATGTTATTTACCATTATCGGAAAGTGCGTTTATTTCCAAAGAACTTGGAACACGTCACCGGGCAGCACTTGGATTAAGTGAAGTAACAGATGCAATTACAATTGTTGTATCTGAAGAAACAGGTGCGATTAGTATTACAGCTAACGGTAATTTACACCGTAATCTCACTATTACAGAATTTGAAGAATTACTGCGTAAACTATGGTTTGGTCCTGAACAAGATTCTAACTTAGCATCTAAGTGGACTTGGGGAGGGAAAAAGAATGGATAA